A genome region from Nitrospira sp. includes the following:
- a CDS encoding response regulator transcription factor, producing MSLPAATHKKILIVEDEQDILQLVKLYLEKEGFRTATAMTGTEGLRQVKAEHPDLIILDLMLPELDGLEVCKRIRLNQETALLPILMLTAKAEESDTVIGLELGADDYVTKPFSPKALVARVKALLRRLDRNANTPHTQYHYGPLTVDLSRHEVRLEGQEVLLTAKEFGLLEHLLRNIGRVLTRDVLLSAVWGYDYYGTTRTVDVHVRRLKQKLPLLDDAIISIKSLGYKLRESDVPA from the coding sequence ATGTCTCTCCCCGCAGCGACCCACAAAAAGATTTTGATCGTCGAAGATGAGCAAGATATTCTCCAACTCGTCAAGCTATACCTCGAGAAGGAAGGATTTCGCACGGCCACTGCGATGACCGGCACAGAGGGACTCCGTCAGGTCAAGGCCGAACATCCCGACCTGATCATTCTCGACCTCATGTTGCCCGAACTGGACGGGCTTGAAGTCTGTAAACGCATCCGGCTGAACCAGGAGACCGCGCTGCTCCCCATTCTCATGCTGACCGCCAAGGCGGAAGAATCCGACACGGTGATCGGGCTTGAGCTGGGCGCCGACGACTACGTCACCAAACCCTTCAGCCCCAAGGCACTGGTGGCGCGCGTTAAGGCGCTGCTCCGACGACTGGACCGGAACGCGAATACCCCCCACACGCAATATCACTACGGTCCATTGACAGTGGATCTCTCCCGGCATGAGGTCCGGCTCGAAGGACAAGAAGTCCTCCTCACGGCCAAAGAGTTTGGCCTGCTGGAACACCTGCTGCGCAACATCGGGCGAGTCCTGACGCGAGATGTGTTGCTGAGTGCCGTCTGGGGGTACGACTACTACGGCACCACCCGCACCGTCGATGTCCACGTGCGCCGCCTCAAACAGAAACTTCCACTCTTGGACGACGCCATCATTTCGATCAAATCACTCGGATACAAACTACGGGAATCCGACGTACCGGCATGA
- the ispH gene encoding 4-hydroxy-3-methylbut-2-enyl diphosphate reductase encodes MKIYLANPRGFCAGVDRAIDIVDLSLKKYGAPIYVRHEIVHSRHVVNSLRHKGAVFVEELNEVPEGSVVIFSAHGVAKSVWEEAQSRRLHVIDATCPLVIKVHNEVNRDYTQGYELILIGHAGHPEVIGTLGQIPDKFHLVSSVQDVERLHVEKTQNLSYVTQTTLSVDECRDIVEALHQRFPNIKGPHQEDICYATQNRQNAVKSLSKLVDVILVIGSPNSSNSNRLRELGEHCGIPSYLIDAASDINPDWLKDAKSVGLSAGASAPEVLVTEVVAYLKRLGSSEEVEELTVIEEDVEFLLPKELVTIESASRASASAN; translated from the coding sequence ATGAAGATATATTTAGCCAATCCTCGTGGATTCTGCGCGGGTGTCGACCGCGCCATAGACATTGTTGATCTGTCACTCAAGAAATATGGGGCGCCGATTTATGTGCGTCACGAGATCGTCCATAGCCGGCACGTGGTGAACTCGCTCCGGCATAAGGGTGCCGTATTCGTGGAAGAGCTGAACGAAGTGCCCGAAGGATCGGTGGTGATCTTCAGCGCCCATGGTGTGGCGAAGTCGGTCTGGGAAGAGGCGCAGAGCCGCCGCTTGCATGTCATTGATGCCACCTGTCCGCTGGTGATCAAGGTTCATAACGAAGTGAATCGCGACTATACGCAAGGGTATGAGTTGATTCTCATCGGCCATGCGGGACATCCAGAGGTCATCGGGACGTTGGGCCAGATCCCGGATAAGTTTCACCTGGTGTCTTCCGTCCAGGATGTGGAACGGCTTCACGTCGAGAAGACGCAGAATCTGTCCTACGTGACCCAGACCACGCTGAGTGTCGATGAATGTCGCGACATCGTCGAGGCGTTGCACCAGCGGTTCCCGAATATCAAAGGGCCGCATCAGGAAGATATCTGTTACGCGACCCAAAACCGCCAGAACGCGGTTAAGTCGTTGTCGAAGCTGGTCGATGTGATCCTCGTGATCGGGTCCCCGAACAGCTCGAATTCGAATCGACTTCGCGAATTGGGCGAGCATTGCGGCATTCCGTCCTATCTCATCGATGCGGCCTCGGATATCAATCCGGACTGGCTGAAAGATGCCAAGAGTGTGGGGCTGTCTGCCGGGGCTTCTGCTCCTGAGGTCCTGGTCACCGAAGTGGTGGCCTACCTGAAACGCCTTGGTTCTTCCGAGGAGGTCGAGGAGCTGACGGTCATCGAAGAAGACGTCGAGTTTCTCCTTCCCAAAGAACTGGTCACGATCGAATCGGCTTCACGCGCGTCGGCCTCGGCGAACTAG
- the smc gene encoding chromosome segregation protein SMC, whose translation MYLKSLEMLGFKSFAEAKIQFPKGITAIVGPNGSGKSNVVDSILWVLGEQSTKTLRSEKMEDVIFNGTEVRKPLGLVEVSLVIGGLGELRLDAISGLPSQLSEYQELMITRRLYRNGDSEYLINKTPCRLKDIRNVLIETRAGSKGHTVIEQGRIEQILQASPQDRRELIEETAGIVRYKKQKAEALRKLDATQQNLVRVRDIVAEVKKQLNSLERQARQARSYQTLQQEARGLEIELLSRDYRTMHADLESVDHEAREVESQEAEQVAEQARMDAEQEAIRLRMNDAAEAIARVRDTLAGTEQRQSQALTAAEVERNRTELFERQRLQAAQEMERLAADREQAQVEIETLRAMLLQLEGDIAAQEAQFQQADVEAKSLAGHRSSAVAEEERARKDVLNLAVLVANTEQSLTQITSRQQETTARAERLSREQEQLVAQVAGLDQQRDVLAAQREEASGRIQELMTERQAAIERIEGLGGQITGLDRDIVKFSEDVAGVESRLGALQGVVREEMGYGREGEEEDTALKTCDGVREALAEWLVIPPGLDRAVETILGERVRGWLVDEPSAACRAVEFLKGKELGRGAFLPQQLRWAPEQGATDASASWWPALSGQPGVVGRATDLIRADGASASTLSYLFDGIVFVESLDVALQLWQQHQWAAPSGPTYVTLSGETLDAAGVMTGGGSSASGGLLQRRREVLELEARRTAAIQALEQARAAREEAAADLGLGREDEQRLGRAIREAEMLELSLQKDDAGVERQRGELHRRVDVLAEELQRGLAEQARLQEEFQSSQAQLGQWVAEKLGQETGLLQIRERLVVIESQSLAIQHRLTEVRLSLESMRGRRDHATNDIARFTQRLDAAQRRAADLEEQVAGLVEATENSREEQTRQEALCRELGAEVDGIKAELVASQERQAQEMAGLHAVEASLSTVRQSLSALHDRRMTAEVRKAEVKAHLSTIESTLAGTYQIDPATLLLPASDQPLPEGDAPPAPVSILETPQLREQIQKIRERLDRMGAINLAAIDEHRELEERYQFLTTQEQDLSTSIASLKEIIQRINRTTKDMFVETFNELQQKFRDVFSQFFPGGRAELQLVEEPLEEGVEDNGAREPGVEIVAQPPGKRLKSITMLSGGEKTLTAMALLIASFLIRPTPFCILDEIDAPLDEENIGRFTSVLRSLSSTAQFMVITHNKRTMAMADSLFGVTMEEPGVSTLISVKLGDLQPA comes from the coding sequence GTGTATCTGAAGTCATTGGAAATGCTCGGCTTCAAGTCGTTCGCGGAGGCGAAAATCCAATTCCCGAAAGGCATCACGGCCATCGTGGGTCCGAACGGGAGCGGCAAGAGTAACGTCGTCGATTCCATCCTCTGGGTGCTGGGCGAGCAAAGTACCAAAACGCTTCGGAGCGAGAAGATGGAAGACGTCATCTTCAACGGTACGGAAGTGCGCAAGCCGTTGGGGTTGGTGGAGGTCTCGCTGGTCATCGGCGGGCTCGGTGAGTTGCGGCTGGATGCGATTTCCGGGCTGCCAAGCCAGTTGAGCGAATATCAGGAACTGATGATCACCCGCCGGCTCTATCGAAACGGGGATAGTGAATATCTCATCAACAAGACGCCCTGTCGGCTCAAGGACATTCGAAATGTCCTGATCGAAACCAGGGCAGGGTCCAAGGGACATACCGTCATCGAGCAGGGCCGAATTGAGCAGATTCTGCAGGCTTCGCCGCAGGATCGCCGGGAACTGATCGAGGAAACGGCGGGAATCGTCCGGTACAAAAAGCAAAAGGCCGAAGCCCTCCGTAAGCTTGACGCGACCCAACAGAACCTGGTGCGAGTGCGCGATATTGTCGCCGAGGTCAAGAAACAGCTCAATTCGCTGGAGCGTCAGGCCCGCCAGGCGCGTTCGTATCAGACGTTGCAGCAGGAAGCCCGTGGTCTCGAGATTGAACTCCTGTCCCGTGACTATCGCACCATGCATGCCGACCTGGAGTCCGTCGATCACGAAGCCCGAGAGGTGGAATCGCAGGAAGCGGAACAGGTGGCCGAGCAGGCGCGCATGGATGCCGAGCAGGAAGCGATCAGGCTGCGCATGAATGACGCGGCGGAGGCCATTGCGCGGGTGCGTGATACGTTGGCCGGCACCGAACAGCGACAGTCACAGGCTTTGACGGCTGCGGAGGTTGAGCGGAACCGGACAGAACTGTTTGAGCGGCAACGTCTGCAGGCTGCGCAGGAGATGGAACGGCTCGCTGCGGATCGCGAACAGGCTCAGGTGGAAATCGAAACGCTTCGAGCGATGCTGCTCCAATTGGAAGGGGACATCGCTGCGCAGGAGGCACAATTTCAACAGGCGGATGTCGAGGCAAAATCGTTGGCCGGCCATCGCTCCTCGGCGGTCGCGGAAGAAGAGCGTGCGCGGAAAGATGTGTTGAACTTAGCCGTACTCGTTGCGAATACGGAGCAGAGCCTCACGCAGATCACGTCCCGTCAGCAGGAAACCACTGCTCGAGCGGAACGACTCTCCCGCGAGCAGGAACAGTTGGTGGCGCAGGTGGCGGGGTTGGATCAACAACGTGACGTGCTGGCCGCGCAGCGCGAAGAGGCCAGCGGGCGCATTCAAGAACTCATGACCGAACGGCAGGCGGCGATCGAGCGGATCGAAGGGCTGGGGGGGCAAATCACCGGCCTGGACCGCGATATCGTGAAGTTTTCCGAGGACGTCGCCGGTGTGGAGTCGCGTCTGGGTGCCCTTCAGGGCGTCGTGCGTGAGGAAATGGGGTATGGCCGTGAGGGCGAGGAAGAGGATACGGCGTTGAAAACATGCGATGGCGTGCGCGAGGCGCTCGCCGAGTGGCTGGTGATTCCGCCGGGACTGGACCGTGCCGTCGAGACGATCTTGGGGGAACGTGTTCGCGGCTGGCTCGTGGATGAGCCGTCAGCAGCCTGTCGTGCGGTGGAGTTTTTGAAAGGCAAAGAATTGGGGCGCGGAGCGTTTCTTCCGCAGCAATTGCGGTGGGCCCCTGAGCAGGGGGCGACGGACGCATCGGCCTCGTGGTGGCCCGCGTTGAGCGGCCAGCCGGGTGTGGTGGGGCGCGCGACGGATTTGATTCGCGCGGACGGCGCCTCCGCGTCGACATTGAGCTATTTGTTCGACGGGATCGTGTTCGTGGAATCATTGGACGTGGCCCTGCAGTTGTGGCAACAGCATCAATGGGCCGCCCCCTCCGGGCCGACCTATGTCACGTTGTCGGGTGAGACGCTGGACGCCGCTGGTGTGATGACCGGGGGTGGCAGCAGTGCCAGTGGCGGTTTGCTGCAACGTCGCCGGGAAGTATTGGAGTTGGAAGCCCGGAGGACTGCAGCGATTCAAGCCCTTGAGCAGGCGCGGGCGGCGCGAGAGGAAGCGGCAGCCGACTTAGGGCTCGGCCGTGAAGATGAGCAGCGCCTCGGTCGGGCGATCCGCGAAGCGGAGATGCTGGAGTTATCGCTGCAGAAAGACGATGCGGGCGTAGAACGTCAGCGCGGAGAATTGCACCGGCGGGTGGATGTCTTGGCGGAGGAGCTGCAACGGGGCTTGGCCGAGCAGGCGCGGCTTCAGGAGGAGTTTCAGTCCAGTCAGGCCCAGTTGGGCCAATGGGTGGCGGAGAAGCTCGGGCAGGAAACCGGGTTACTGCAAATCAGAGAGCGACTGGTCGTGATTGAAAGCCAAAGCCTGGCGATCCAACACCGCCTCACCGAGGTCCGATTGTCCTTGGAGAGCATGCGCGGGAGACGAGACCATGCCACGAACGATATTGCCCGGTTTACGCAACGACTCGATGCGGCCCAACGCCGCGCGGCTGATTTGGAAGAGCAGGTAGCCGGCTTGGTTGAGGCGACCGAAAATAGCCGGGAGGAGCAGACCAGGCAGGAAGCGTTGTGTCGCGAATTGGGCGCTGAGGTGGATGGAATCAAGGCCGAGTTGGTGGCCTCCCAGGAGCGGCAGGCGCAGGAAATGGCCGGGCTGCATGCGGTGGAGGCATCCCTCAGTACAGTGCGGCAGAGCCTCTCTGCGTTGCACGATCGACGAATGACGGCGGAAGTGCGCAAAGCAGAAGTGAAGGCGCACCTCTCCACAATTGAGAGCACATTGGCCGGGACCTACCAGATCGATCCGGCCACGTTACTCCTGCCCGCGAGTGATCAGCCGCTACCGGAGGGAGACGCACCGCCGGCCCCGGTCTCGATTCTGGAAACACCGCAGTTGCGGGAGCAGATTCAAAAAATCCGTGAACGCCTGGATCGTATGGGCGCTATCAATCTGGCGGCCATTGACGAGCATCGTGAGCTGGAAGAGCGGTATCAATTCCTCACCACGCAGGAGCAGGACCTCTCGACGTCCATCGCGTCCCTCAAGGAAATCATCCAGCGGATCAACCGGACGACGAAGGACATGTTCGTGGAGACGTTCAACGAGTTGCAGCAGAAATTCCGGGACGTCTTTTCTCAGTTCTTCCCCGGGGGCCGCGCCGAGTTGCAGCTGGTCGAGGAGCCGTTGGAAGAGGGCGTGGAGGACAACGGTGCGCGCGAGCCGGGTGTGGAGATCGTGGCTCAGCCGCCGGGAAAGCGCCTGAAGAGTATTACCATGCTGTCCGGCGGAGAGAAGACGCTGACCGCGATGGCGTTGCTCATCGCCAGCTTCTTGATCCGCCCGACGCCGTTCTGTATCTTGGACGAAATCGATGCGCCGCTCGATGAGGAAAATATCGGACGCTTTACGAGCGTGTTGCGGAGTTTGTCGTCGACCGCCCAGTTTATGGTCATTACGCACAACAAGCGGACGATGGCGATGGCTGATTCGCTGTTCGGGGTCACGATGGAAGAGCCCGGGGTGTCGACGCTGATTTCGGTTAAGCTCGGCGATCTTCAGCCGGCGTAA
- the shc gene encoding squalene--hopene cyclase, whose protein sequence is MRLLKNLFNRLSDSLLVSVPSRIRAARDFASAPVLRLVSNKPAIQAGESAAKRAPAHSTGQVEALEEALRKSQAWFLARQDASEGYWVAELEADTTLTSEYLMLRRFLDCIDPERERKAVRYLKSAQLPDGGWPIYHGGPAEISASVKAYFALKLSGVSADEPFMVNARTCILEKGGVVAANVFTKIALALFGQYDWRGVPSMPPEIMLLPKRFYFSIYAISYWSRAVLIPLLIIFAKRPLCHVPSEQGIDELYTQPPAEIDYGTVPPLKKDRTWFTARNFFINLDALLKIYDRSPVEWVRQKALKCAEHWMLDHMKGSGGLGAIYPAMANSVMALHCLGYKNDDPLLVKAMREIEELEIHDTVQDNGQCVDAMHLQPCHSPIWDTALLINALIEAGMPEDHPALQKASSWLLSKQTKTVGDWIISSPGAEPGGWYFQFENELFPDVDDSAVVLMALAKVHLPDEAQQRLAIRRGCRWVTSMQGSDGGWGAYDVDNNRIVFNYIPFADHRALLDPSTADLAGRCLEMLATLGYDWTHPAVASALTFVKNDQEHDGSWYGRWGVNYIYGTWSVLSGLRAIGEDLSSPYIRRAVSWVESKQNPDGGWGESCLSYGDVSQSGRGDSTPSQTAWALLALMAGGVTDSFSLARGIHYLIRNQRKDGSWEEVRHTGTGFPRVFYLRYHWYCQYFPLWALAMYRNLKARGTTRADELRLQAYQSGQFRSPR, encoded by the coding sequence ATGCGACTTCTCAAGAACTTGTTCAATCGTTTGTCCGATAGTCTGCTGGTGTCGGTCCCGAGCCGAATTAGGGCGGCGCGTGACTTTGCCTCCGCTCCGGTGCTCCGACTCGTCTCCAACAAACCAGCGATACAGGCCGGTGAGAGTGCGGCCAAGCGGGCCCCGGCTCACTCCACAGGGCAGGTTGAAGCGCTGGAAGAGGCGCTTCGGAAAAGCCAGGCCTGGTTTCTGGCGCGACAAGACGCGTCAGAAGGGTACTGGGTGGCCGAGTTGGAGGCCGATACCACACTGACGTCCGAATATCTGATGTTGCGCCGCTTCCTGGACTGTATCGATCCCGAGCGGGAGCGCAAAGCGGTTCGGTACTTAAAATCGGCACAGTTACCCGACGGTGGGTGGCCCATTTATCACGGGGGGCCTGCGGAGATCAGCGCCTCGGTGAAGGCCTACTTTGCGTTGAAGCTGTCCGGTGTGTCTGCCGACGAGCCCTTCATGGTGAACGCCCGCACCTGCATCCTGGAGAAGGGTGGCGTGGTGGCGGCGAATGTCTTCACGAAAATCGCGCTTGCCCTGTTCGGTCAGTATGACTGGCGCGGCGTCCCCAGTATGCCTCCGGAAATCATGCTGTTGCCGAAGCGGTTCTATTTCAGCATCTACGCGATTTCCTATTGGTCGCGCGCAGTGCTGATTCCGCTTTTGATCATTTTTGCCAAGCGGCCGTTGTGTCATGTTCCCAGCGAGCAGGGGATCGACGAGCTATATACACAACCGCCGGCAGAGATCGACTACGGCACCGTGCCTCCGTTGAAAAAGGACCGGACATGGTTCACAGCGAGAAACTTTTTCATCAATCTCGATGCGCTGCTTAAGATCTATGATCGCTCGCCCGTTGAGTGGGTTCGACAGAAGGCGCTCAAGTGCGCTGAGCATTGGATGCTCGACCACATGAAGGGCAGCGGAGGCCTCGGCGCGATTTATCCCGCCATGGCCAACTCCGTGATGGCGTTGCATTGCCTTGGATATAAGAACGACGACCCTCTTCTGGTCAAGGCGATGCGGGAGATTGAGGAGCTGGAAATACACGACACGGTGCAGGATAACGGCCAATGTGTCGATGCCATGCATTTGCAACCGTGCCACTCTCCAATCTGGGACACCGCCTTGCTCATCAATGCCCTGATCGAGGCCGGTATGCCGGAGGATCATCCGGCGCTGCAGAAGGCGTCGTCGTGGTTATTGTCCAAACAGACCAAGACCGTCGGCGATTGGATTATCTCCTCTCCCGGAGCCGAACCGGGCGGATGGTATTTTCAATTCGAGAACGAACTGTTCCCCGATGTCGACGATTCAGCGGTGGTGCTCATGGCCTTGGCGAAGGTGCATCTGCCCGATGAGGCTCAACAACGCCTGGCGATTCGCCGTGGGTGTCGCTGGGTGACGTCGATGCAAGGCTCAGACGGGGGGTGGGGCGCCTACGACGTCGATAATAATCGGATTGTGTTCAACTACATCCCGTTCGCCGACCATCGCGCGCTGCTTGACCCCAGCACAGCCGACCTTGCCGGGCGGTGCCTGGAGATGCTGGCGACGTTGGGATATGACTGGACCCATCCTGCCGTCGCCTCTGCGCTGACGTTTGTGAAAAATGATCAGGAGCACGATGGCAGTTGGTATGGCCGTTGGGGCGTAAACTACATTTATGGGACCTGGTCGGTCCTTTCCGGCCTGCGGGCCATTGGAGAGGATCTTTCGTCACCCTATATCCGCCGGGCGGTCAGTTGGGTCGAGTCCAAACAGAACCCCGACGGCGGGTGGGGTGAGTCATGCCTGTCGTACGGAGATGTCTCGCAGAGCGGTCGCGGTGACAGCACGCCGTCGCAAACAGCCTGGGCGCTGTTGGCCTTGATGGCAGGCGGAGTGACGGACTCCTTCAGTCTGGCCAGGGGGATCCATTACCTCATTCGGAATCAGCGGAAGGATGGGTCATGGGAAGAGGTACGCCATACCGGAACCGGTTTCCCACGCGTGTTCTACCTTCGTTATCATTGGTATTGCCAGTACTTCCCCCTCTGGGCGCTGGCTATGTACCGCAATCTCAAGGCTCGTGGAACGACGAGAGCCGATGAATTGCGTCTGCAGGCCTATCAATCAGGACAGTTCCGATCGCCACGCTGA
- a CDS encoding ABC transporter permease, with protein sequence MEGIARIGRYTIDLTEQMGRMMLFVLSSFAWLTRPPFRVYQIVKQLNFIGYKSTFVVVLTAVFTGMVLALQGHYTLRKFGSEAVLGSAVALSIIRELGPVLAALMVTARAGSAMTAEIGIMRITEQIDALDTMAINPLQYLIGPKLVASLIAVPLLVALFDVVGIYGGYVVGVQLLNGNEGAYWSSIESAVEWKDVYGGILKSISFGLLISWVCCYKGFHTKHSAEGLGTATTEAVVLSAVLILVWDYFLTSVLL encoded by the coding sequence ATGGAAGGCATTGCTCGTATCGGGCGATATACGATCGATCTGACAGAGCAGATGGGACGGATGATGTTATTTGTCCTGTCTTCCTTTGCCTGGTTGACGCGTCCGCCATTCCGGGTCTACCAAATCGTCAAGCAGCTGAATTTCATCGGCTATAAGTCTACGTTTGTGGTCGTCCTCACCGCTGTTTTCACTGGCATGGTCCTGGCGCTGCAGGGACATTACACTCTACGAAAATTCGGTTCTGAAGCAGTGCTCGGTTCTGCTGTGGCGCTCAGCATCATCCGGGAATTGGGACCGGTTCTGGCGGCCTTGATGGTGACGGCCCGGGCTGGGTCCGCCATGACGGCGGAAATCGGGATCATGCGGATTACGGAACAGATCGATGCCTTGGACACGATGGCGATCAACCCGCTGCAATATTTGATTGGCCCCAAGCTCGTCGCCAGTCTCATCGCCGTACCGCTTCTGGTTGCGCTCTTTGACGTCGTCGGGATTTATGGCGGGTATGTCGTCGGCGTGCAGTTGTTGAATGGTAATGAAGGCGCCTACTGGAGTTCGATTGAGTCGGCCGTCGAGTGGAAGGATGTCTACGGCGGTATTTTGAAATCCATCAGCTTCGGCCTGCTGATCAGTTGGGTTTGTTGTTACAAAGGTTTTCACACCAAACATAGTGCCGAGGGATTGGGGACGGCGACGACCGAAGCGGTGGTGCTGTCGGCCGTCCTGATTCTGGTGTGGGATTATTTTCTGACGTCGGTGCTGCTCTAA
- a CDS encoding ATP-binding cassette domain-containing protein yields MIKLVGVEKTLGGQPVLRGVDLTIPTGKLTTIIGRSGEGKSVLLKHIIGLMQPDRGEVWIDDTNIARLKGQALNEVRKKFAMLFQGAALFDSMTVFENVAFPLREKLRLKGDIVTRRVEEKLEQVGLKGMGHKFPAELSGGMRKRAGLARALVMEPEIILFDEPTTGLDPLMAKAIHDLIVAMQQQFKFTAVMVSHEIPEIFGISDYVAMLRNGRIAEMAPSYEFVKTTDAEIREFIFVAGAVTPKGLPTASL; encoded by the coding sequence ATGATTAAACTGGTCGGCGTCGAAAAGACTTTGGGCGGGCAGCCAGTGCTACGAGGCGTGGACCTGACCATCCCCACAGGCAAACTCACGACGATTATCGGGCGAAGCGGCGAAGGCAAGAGTGTCCTGCTGAAGCATATTATCGGCCTGATGCAGCCGGATCGTGGCGAGGTCTGGATCGATGACACGAACATTGCGCGACTCAAGGGGCAGGCCCTCAACGAGGTGCGGAAGAAATTTGCCATGTTGTTCCAGGGGGCAGCGTTGTTCGACTCGATGACGGTGTTTGAAAATGTCGCCTTCCCCTTACGGGAGAAGCTGCGCTTGAAGGGCGACATCGTCACCCGGCGGGTTGAGGAAAAGCTCGAGCAGGTGGGCCTGAAGGGCATGGGCCATAAGTTTCCCGCCGAACTGAGCGGCGGCATGCGCAAACGCGCCGGGTTGGCACGCGCCCTGGTGATGGAGCCGGAGATCATTCTGTTCGACGAGCCGACGACGGGGCTCGATCCGTTGATGGCGAAAGCCATTCATGATCTGATCGTGGCGATGCAGCAACAATTCAAGTTTACCGCTGTCATGGTCAGTCACGAGATCCCCGAGATCTTCGGGATCTCCGATTATGTGGCGATGCTCAGGAATGGACGGATTGCCGAGATGGCGCCATCGTATGAATTCGTCAAGACGACGGACGCCGAGATTCGGGAGTTTATTTTTGTCGCGGGGGCCGTCACGCCGAAGGGGTTGCCGACCGCATCCCTCTGA
- the mlaD gene encoding outer membrane lipid asymmetry maintenance protein MlaD, with protein sequence MERAKLELMVGIFVLVGVACLGYLSIKLGKLEVIGGHNYPVEAEFTSASGLKPGASVEIAGVEVGRVRQIGLSSDRALVALAIQDGVKLYSDTIASIKTRGIIGDKYLALSVGGGGDPLKPGDKIRDTESGLDLEELVSQYVHGKVN encoded by the coding sequence ATGGAACGTGCAAAGCTGGAATTGATGGTGGGAATCTTTGTGCTCGTCGGGGTCGCCTGTCTCGGCTATCTGTCTATCAAGTTGGGGAAGTTGGAAGTGATCGGCGGACACAATTATCCGGTTGAGGCGGAGTTCACCTCTGCGTCGGGGCTCAAACCAGGCGCGTCGGTTGAAATTGCCGGCGTGGAAGTGGGGCGTGTCCGCCAAATCGGCCTCAGCAGCGATCGTGCCTTGGTGGCGCTGGCGATTCAAGACGGCGTGAAGTTGTATTCCGACACGATTGCTTCCATCAAGACACGCGGGATTATCGGAGACAAGTATCTCGCCCTGTCGGTAGGAGGCGGGGGCGATCCGTTGAAGCCCGGCGATAAAATTCGTGATACCGAATCCGGACTTGATCTCGAGGAATTGGTCAGCCAGTATGTACACGGGAAGGTCAACTAG
- a CDS encoding ABC transporter substrate-binding protein, translating to MYVVRGMIIGTLLALQVLVGGQAVAIAGPATDSIKGTIDEVLKILNDKELKAPARQDDRRQRLEKVVAQRFDYPEMSRRSLGAQWNQLSDKDKQEFVDLFRTLLTNTYADRVETYSGEGVQYLNERMEKEYAEVRTKVLSGKAEIPMDYRLLHKSNDWHVYDVVVDGVSLVNNYRGQFTKILHTSSYPDLVDQLRKKSDKIKAP from the coding sequence ATGTATGTAGTGCGAGGGATGATCATCGGGACGCTGTTGGCGCTGCAGGTGTTAGTCGGTGGACAGGCGGTCGCCATCGCAGGGCCGGCGACGGATTCGATCAAGGGCACCATCGATGAAGTCCTCAAGATTTTGAATGATAAAGAGCTCAAAGCACCCGCTCGGCAGGATGACCGGCGGCAACGCTTGGAGAAGGTCGTGGCGCAACGGTTTGATTATCCTGAAATGTCCCGGCGGTCGTTGGGGGCTCAATGGAATCAGTTGTCCGACAAGGACAAGCAGGAGTTCGTTGATCTCTTTCGTACACTCTTGACCAATACGTATGCTGACCGTGTGGAGACCTATTCCGGTGAGGGCGTGCAGTACCTGAACGAGCGGATGGAGAAAGAATATGCGGAGGTCCGTACGAAGGTCCTCTCCGGGAAGGCTGAAATTCCCATGGATTACCGATTGCTGCACAAGAGTAACGACTGGCATGTGTACGATGTTGTGGTCGATGGCGTCAGTTTGGTGAATAACTATCGCGGGCAATTTACGAAGATCCTCCACACCTCCTCGTATCCCGACCTCGTCGACCAACTCCGCAAGAAATCCGACAAGATCAAAGCTCCGTAG